The following are encoded in a window of Carya illinoinensis cultivar Pawnee chromosome 15, C.illinoinensisPawnee_v1, whole genome shotgun sequence genomic DNA:
- the LOC122296772 gene encoding uncharacterized protein LOC122296772: protein MFVIAEPFLRDEQLDDVKKMLGFNYGFSNGVWNGKLWILWMNDVNVSMVSCGTQQIFVLVAVGVMKCKISFVYAKCLYEQRRVLWEELARESNSNDPWLVTGDFNIIANDGERRGGRPRPVVAMEEFNFWIHNCGLMELKFLGKSLSWCNGHASNTRSWARLDRSLVDQNVFDAFSDSVMRYLPSTASYHAPMVISLVKNVEVYGPSPFRFQQMWVDYVDSARCVREAWDQTDVGGALMKLVAKLKRELEDRIERLEEQLQVRYEEEVVLDLLASKMELDTWTHREEIRLAQCAKVRWWNHGDKNSWYFHAILNKRKQVRIMEMSLTNGTMLKTPQEIHDGAVKYFMDFLGQSTSVVLSDLGELVSNVISDEDNLRLCSLPTKEEVKQVVFSIPIESSPGPDGFGSGFYRACWDIVCVEVVEAIRNFFKGVPLRRFYIASFVVLIPKMSQPMGFDKFRPISLCSVFYKMCTKVLVARLAPLLPALISSK from the exons ATGTTTGTGATAGCGGAACCTTTTTTACGTGATGAACAATTGgatgatgttaaaaaaatgcttGGTTTTAATTATGGGTTTTCAAATGGTGTGTGGAACGGTAAATTGTGGATATTGTGGATGAATGATGTTAATGTAAGCATGGTTAGTTGTGGAACTCAGCAAATTTTTGTTCTTGTGGCTGTTGGTGTGATGAAGtgtaaaatttcttttgtgTATGCTAAATGTTTATATGAGCAACGGCGGGTGTTGTGGGAAGAACTTGCCAGGGAGAGCAATTCAAATGATCCTTGGTTAGTAACaggggattttaatattatagcaAATGATGGGGAGAGACGTGGTGGTAGGCCACGACCTGTGGTGGCTATGGAGGAGTTTAATTTTTGGATACATAATTGTGGATTAATGGAATTAAAATTCTTGGGTAAGAGTTTGTCATGGTGTAATGGGCATGCTAGTAATACACGGAGTTGGGCTCGTTTGGATCGTTCCTTGGTAGATCAAAATGTTTTTGATGCTTTTTCGGATTCAGTTATGAGATATTTGCCTAGTACGGCATCATATCATGCTCCTATGGTCATTTCGTTGGTGAAGAATGTTGAAGTCTATGGGCCATCGCCATTCCGttttcagcaaatgtgggtggATTATGTTGATTCTGCTAGATGTGTTCGTGAGGCTTGGGATCAAACTGATGTTGGTGGTGCTCTTATGAAACTGGTGGCAAAACTAAAAAGG GAGTTGGAGGATCGAATAGAGAGGTTGGAAGAGCAGTTGCAAGTGAGGTATGAAGAAGAAGTGGTGCTTGACCTGTTGGCTTCAAAGATGGAATTGGATACCTGGACTCATCGTGAAGAAATTCGGTTGGCTCAGTGTGCTAAAGTTAGATGGTGGAATCATGGTGATAAAAATTCCTGGTATTTTCATGCTATTCTCAATAAAAGGAAGCAAGTAAGGATTATGGAGATGAGTCTTACAAATGGTACTATGTTAAAGACACCACAAGAAATTCATGATGGTGCCGTGAAATATTTCATGGATTTTTTGGGACAGTCTACTAGTGTAGTACTTTCGGATTTGGGGGAGTTAGTGTCTAATGTGATTTCGGATGAGGATAATTTGAGGCTTTGTTCTTTGCCTACAAAAGAAGAGGTGAAACAAGTAGTCTTCAGTATTCCTATAGAGAGTAGCCCAGGCCCGGATGGATTTGGTTCTGGTTTCTATCGtgcttgttgggatattgtgtGTGTGGAGGTGGTGGAGGCAATAAGGAATTTTTTTAAGGGAGTTCCTCTTCGCAGATTCTATATTGCTTCTTTTGTCGTGCTTATTCCAAAAATGTCTCAGCCGATGGGATTTGATAAGTTCCGTCCTATCAGTTTATGTTCCGTTTTTTACAAAATGTGCACTAAGGTTTTGGTGGCAAGGCTTGCCCCTTTATTGCCTGCTTTGATCTCCTCTAAATAG